A part of Rhodamnia argentea isolate NSW1041297 chromosome 8, ASM2092103v1, whole genome shotgun sequence genomic DNA contains:
- the LOC115745347 gene encoding GDT1-like protein 5 isoform X1: MNSPLVQGFTKSLAMTMLSEVGDRTFCVATILAMQYPRKSVFLGCLVSVTAMTVISALLGWAAPNLLSKEWSHHVTTFLFFLFGLRSLWEGFTEDDDDNEELEEVEKELEKDLKASSEKSKAASKADDNLKKKQKPFLTNFLSPVFLKAFSLTFFGEWGDKSQLATIGLAADEDTLGVVLGGIVGQVLCTVAAVIGGKSLASKISERLVTLLGGFLFLVFGVQSLLSPF; this comes from the exons ATGAACTCTCCACTAGTACAG GGTTTCACCAAGTCGCTCGCCATGACGATGCTCTCCGAGGTTGGCGACCGGACGTTCTGCGTTGCCACC ATTCTGGCAATGCAATATCCAAGGAAGAGCGTCTTTCTCGGATGCCTAGTTTCAGTAACT GCGATGACGGTGATCTCGGCTTTGCTTGGCTGGGCTGCTCCAAATCTG CTCTCAAAGGAATGGTCACATCATGTGACCACCTTCCTGTTTTTCCTGTTCGGTCTCCGTTCTCTCTGGGAAGGATTCACTGAGGATGATGA tGACAATGAGGAGTTGGAAGAAGTAGAAAAGGAATTG GAAAAGGATTTGAAGGCAAGTTCTGAAAAATCAAAAGCAGCTTCTAAG GCTGATGATAACttgaagaagaaacagaagcCATTCCTCACCAACTTCCTCTCTCCTGTCTTTCTCAAG GCGTTCTCACTCACCTTCTTCGGCGAATGGGGCGACAAAAGCCAG CTAGCAACAATCGGCTTGGCAGCTGACGAAGACACTTTGGGAGTAGTGCTTGGTGGAATAGT GGGACAAGTGTTGTGCACAGTTGCTGCTGTTATAGGGGGAAAGAGTCTGGCTTCTAAGATATCGGAGAGGCTG GTGACCCTCCTAGGTGGATTCCTCTTCCTAGTGTTTGGGGTCCAATCCCTACTTTCACCATTCTAA
- the LOC115745347 gene encoding GDT1-like protein 5 isoform X2, which produces MTMLSEVGDRTFCVATILAMQYPRKSVFLGCLVSVTAMTVISALLGWAAPNLLSKEWSHHVTTFLFFLFGLRSLWEGFTEDDDDNEELEEVEKELEKDLKASSEKSKAASKADDNLKKKQKPFLTNFLSPVFLKAFSLTFFGEWGDKSQLATIGLAADEDTLGVVLGGIVGQVLCTVAAVIGGKSLASKISERLVTLLGGFLFLVFGVQSLLSPF; this is translated from the exons ATGACGATGCTCTCCGAGGTTGGCGACCGGACGTTCTGCGTTGCCACC ATTCTGGCAATGCAATATCCAAGGAAGAGCGTCTTTCTCGGATGCCTAGTTTCAGTAACT GCGATGACGGTGATCTCGGCTTTGCTTGGCTGGGCTGCTCCAAATCTG CTCTCAAAGGAATGGTCACATCATGTGACCACCTTCCTGTTTTTCCTGTTCGGTCTCCGTTCTCTCTGGGAAGGATTCACTGAGGATGATGA tGACAATGAGGAGTTGGAAGAAGTAGAAAAGGAATTG GAAAAGGATTTGAAGGCAAGTTCTGAAAAATCAAAAGCAGCTTCTAAG GCTGATGATAACttgaagaagaaacagaagcCATTCCTCACCAACTTCCTCTCTCCTGTCTTTCTCAAG GCGTTCTCACTCACCTTCTTCGGCGAATGGGGCGACAAAAGCCAG CTAGCAACAATCGGCTTGGCAGCTGACGAAGACACTTTGGGAGTAGTGCTTGGTGGAATAGT GGGACAAGTGTTGTGCACAGTTGCTGCTGTTATAGGGGGAAAGAGTCTGGCTTCTAAGATATCGGAGAGGCTG GTGACCCTCCTAGGTGGATTCCTCTTCCTAGTGTTTGGGGTCCAATCCCTACTTTCACCATTCTAA
- the LOC115745343 gene encoding RHOMBOID-like protein 9, chloroplastic isoform X1, with protein sequence MPPPSPALNRYHLDMVNMAVTPIRYKIPYIGRPHLSRNIPRHREGLFVCDPGSTVHGLRWFSSGSVDIGRRWSLQNEKMVGAPFLRRDSWADGHLKRLVKNAPHRKSAHVTCHASNDSSESQLRALDSYFGKLGDVDKPVLDDDSSVKIEVLGKSDLFKSERGLDLRDAYLGKAEGGKGMSDTNSGACSSSSSQDKVTARSDLMETPFPPSEESKIVHWRKTRARNEPRLMRDEKGQDSQVLQNFDDISDLYLISIIASINIAVFLFELARPVRNSDMDLFSLPLLYGAKINHLILTGEWWRLVTPMFLHSGVFHIALGCWALLAFGPKVCKGYGSFTFFLTYLLGGISGNLTSFLHTPDPTVGGTVSINYIPFSVSTFMELRSQTQIQQHFQLTGTTADFGYDISLQGPIFAMIGAWLIYQTQNKEMISKDVSESMFQKAVVATALSFLLSNFGHIDDWTHLGAAVMGIVYGYFTCPTLQLDDASSTSGQEEGITLVRQPADPRKSLLVFVLLILALGSLVYFIEPPLGTLMTDNLV encoded by the exons ATGCCTCCCCCCTCTCCAGCTCTGAACCGATACCATCTTGATATG GTTAACATGGCCGTGACGCCAATACGTTACAAGATACCGTACATCGGCCGGCCTCATTTGAGCCGGAATATCCCGAGACACCGCGAGGGGCTGTTCGTGTGTGACCCCGGTTCCACGGTACACGGTTTGAGATGGTTCTCTTCCGGTTCTGTTGATATCGGCAGAAGATG GTCtttgcaaaatgagaaaatggTCGGAGCACCCTTTCTACGGCGAGATTCCTGGGCAGATGGCCACCTAAAACGCCTTGTAAAGAATGCTCCTCACAGGAAAAGCGCGCACGTCACGTGTCATGCTTCCAACGATAGCAGTGAGAGCCAATTGAGGGCACTTGATTCTTATTTTGGCAAACTTGGTGATGTCGACAAGCCCGTCTTGGACGACGATTCTAGTGTAAAGATTGAAGTGCTCGGAAAAAGCGATCTGTTCAAGTCGGAAAGGGGGTTGGACTTGCGGGATGCTTATCTTGGCAAAGCTGAGGGAGGAAAGGGCATGTCAG ATACCAACTCCGGAGCCTGTTCATCATCGAGTTCCCAGGACAAGGTCACCGCCAGAAGCGATCTTATGGAAACTCCATTCCCTCCCAGCGAAGAATCTAAAATAGTTCATTGGAGGAAAACGAGAGCTCGCAATGAACCAAGGCTTATGAGGGACGAGAAGGGGCAGGATTCTCAAGTTTTACAAAACTTCGATGACATTTCAGATCTTTACTTAAT AAGTATCATAGCTTCCATAAACATTGCCGTGTTTCTGTTCGAATTAGCGAGGCCTGTCAGGAACTCAGACATGGACCTATTCTCTCTTCCGCTGCTGTACGGAGCGAAAATCAATCACCTCATCCTGACCGGAGAATGGTGGAGGCTTGTGACACCAATGTTTCTG CACTCTGGAGTTTTCCATATAGCTCTTGGTTGTTGGGCGCTTCTCGCATTCGGGCCAAAGGTTTGCAAAGGCTATGGTTCATTCACATTCTTCCTGACATACTTGCTTGGAGGAATATCTGGCAACTTGACAAGCTTTCTGCACACGCCCGATCCGACTGTCGGTGGCACGGTAAGCATCAACTACATACCATTCTCTGTTTCCACATTTATGGAATTGAGAAGCCAAACTCAGATTCAGCA ACATTTTCAACTTACTGGGACTACAGCTGATTTTGGTTATGATATCTCGCTGCAGGGACCGATATTCGCCATGATAGGTGCCTGGCTCATCTACCAAAcccaaaacaaagaaatgattTCGAAGGACGTATCGGAGAGCATGTTCCAGAAGGCAGTAGTCGCGACGGCTCTCAGCTTCCTATTGAGCAACTTTGGCCACATAGATGACTG GACGCACTTGGGAGCAGCCGTCATGGGCATAGTGTACGGCTACTTCACGTGCCCGACCTTACAATTGGACGATGCGTCTTCGACCTCCGGACAGGAAGAAGGAATCACTCTCGTTAGGCAACCTGCAGATCCTCGCAAATCGCTGCTCGTCTTCGTTCTCTTAATCCTTGCGTTGGGCTCTCTGGTTTACTTCATCGAGCCACCCCTAGGCACGCTTATGACCGATAACCTTGTATAA
- the LOC115745343 gene encoding RHOMBOID-like protein 9, chloroplastic isoform X2, with the protein MPPPSPALNRYHLDMVNMAVTPIRYKIPYIGRPHLSRNIPRHREGLFVCDPGSTVHGLRWFSSGSVDIGRRWSLQNEKMVGAPFLRRDSWADGHLKRLVKNAPHRKSAHVTCHASNDSSESQLRALDSYFGKLGDVDKPVLDDDSSVKIEVLGKSDLFKSERGLDLRDAYLGKAEGGKGMSDTNSGACSSSSSQDKVTARSDLMETPFPPSEESKIVHWRKTRARNEPRLMRDEKGQDSQVLQNFDDISDLYLISIIASINIAVFLFELARPVRNSDMDLFSLPLLYGAKINHLILTGEWWRLVTPMFLHSGVFHIALGCWALLAFGPKVCKGYGSFTFFLTYLLGGISGNLTSFLHTPDPTVGGTGPIFAMIGAWLIYQTQNKEMISKDVSESMFQKAVVATALSFLLSNFGHIDDWTHLGAAVMGIVYGYFTCPTLQLDDASSTSGQEEGITLVRQPADPRKSLLVFVLLILALGSLVYFIEPPLGTLMTDNLV; encoded by the exons ATGCCTCCCCCCTCTCCAGCTCTGAACCGATACCATCTTGATATG GTTAACATGGCCGTGACGCCAATACGTTACAAGATACCGTACATCGGCCGGCCTCATTTGAGCCGGAATATCCCGAGACACCGCGAGGGGCTGTTCGTGTGTGACCCCGGTTCCACGGTACACGGTTTGAGATGGTTCTCTTCCGGTTCTGTTGATATCGGCAGAAGATG GTCtttgcaaaatgagaaaatggTCGGAGCACCCTTTCTACGGCGAGATTCCTGGGCAGATGGCCACCTAAAACGCCTTGTAAAGAATGCTCCTCACAGGAAAAGCGCGCACGTCACGTGTCATGCTTCCAACGATAGCAGTGAGAGCCAATTGAGGGCACTTGATTCTTATTTTGGCAAACTTGGTGATGTCGACAAGCCCGTCTTGGACGACGATTCTAGTGTAAAGATTGAAGTGCTCGGAAAAAGCGATCTGTTCAAGTCGGAAAGGGGGTTGGACTTGCGGGATGCTTATCTTGGCAAAGCTGAGGGAGGAAAGGGCATGTCAG ATACCAACTCCGGAGCCTGTTCATCATCGAGTTCCCAGGACAAGGTCACCGCCAGAAGCGATCTTATGGAAACTCCATTCCCTCCCAGCGAAGAATCTAAAATAGTTCATTGGAGGAAAACGAGAGCTCGCAATGAACCAAGGCTTATGAGGGACGAGAAGGGGCAGGATTCTCAAGTTTTACAAAACTTCGATGACATTTCAGATCTTTACTTAAT AAGTATCATAGCTTCCATAAACATTGCCGTGTTTCTGTTCGAATTAGCGAGGCCTGTCAGGAACTCAGACATGGACCTATTCTCTCTTCCGCTGCTGTACGGAGCGAAAATCAATCACCTCATCCTGACCGGAGAATGGTGGAGGCTTGTGACACCAATGTTTCTG CACTCTGGAGTTTTCCATATAGCTCTTGGTTGTTGGGCGCTTCTCGCATTCGGGCCAAAGGTTTGCAAAGGCTATGGTTCATTCACATTCTTCCTGACATACTTGCTTGGAGGAATATCTGGCAACTTGACAAGCTTTCTGCACACGCCCGATCCGACTGTCGGTGGCACG GGACCGATATTCGCCATGATAGGTGCCTGGCTCATCTACCAAAcccaaaacaaagaaatgattTCGAAGGACGTATCGGAGAGCATGTTCCAGAAGGCAGTAGTCGCGACGGCTCTCAGCTTCCTATTGAGCAACTTTGGCCACATAGATGACTG GACGCACTTGGGAGCAGCCGTCATGGGCATAGTGTACGGCTACTTCACGTGCCCGACCTTACAATTGGACGATGCGTCTTCGACCTCCGGACAGGAAGAAGGAATCACTCTCGTTAGGCAACCTGCAGATCCTCGCAAATCGCTGCTCGTCTTCGTTCTCTTAATCCTTGCGTTGGGCTCTCTGGTTTACTTCATCGAGCCACCCCTAGGCACGCTTATGACCGATAACCTTGTATAA